The Brevibacillus brevis genome contains a region encoding:
- a CDS encoding AbiU2 domain-containing protein, with protein sequence MYTKETMTTYIRRIMQDIMLVRSKYDLWRYLQARMQDRSEEMHLASGFFTLTNLSLFSDIIVSLFKLYEEKAQDGSLYKFLGIVSDSLSLFDYKESPDDSPLVSLSTIKKDKEEIRWQYVAIGNLSTWRSKVFAHNDRKYYLDRNRLLQDASLTNQDIEVLIDLAWKIVNKYCLALDGSSYYPEVPNAKDVGKVLDILHDYRQQKMSKADALRANILGMGFMITNEQQSAIDLENIMDDEE encoded by the coding sequence ATGTATACCAAAGAAACTATGACGACTTATATTAGACGTATAATGCAGGACATTATGCTCGTCCGCTCTAAATATGATTTATGGAGGTACTTGCAAGCTCGAATGCAGGATCGCTCAGAAGAAATGCATTTAGCGTCTGGCTTCTTTACCTTAACAAACCTTTCACTGTTTAGTGACATCATAGTATCCCTATTTAAACTATATGAAGAGAAGGCTCAAGACGGGAGTCTTTATAAATTTCTTGGGATTGTCAGTGATTCTCTCTCGTTATTTGATTATAAGGAGAGTCCAGATGACTCGCCGCTTGTATCCTTAAGTACAATTAAAAAGGATAAAGAAGAAATTAGATGGCAATATGTTGCGATAGGAAACCTATCCACATGGCGAAGTAAGGTGTTTGCTCATAATGATAGAAAGTACTATTTAGATCGCAACAGATTACTGCAAGATGCCTCCTTAACTAACCAAGATATCGAGGTACTCATTGACCTTGCTTGGAAGATAGTCAATAAATACTGCCTCGCTCTTGATGGATCAAGTTATTATCCTGAAGTTCCCAATGCTAAAGACGTTGGTAAAGTCCTTGATATTTTGCACGATTATCGGCAGCAAAAGATGTCTAAAGCAGATGCACTAAGAGCTAATATTCTTGGAATGGGGTTTATGATTACTAACGAGCAGCAAAGCGCTATTGATCTGGAAAACATTATGGATGATGAGGAATAG
- a CDS encoding DNA cytosine methyltransferase gives MKKLSVIDLFAGAGGLSLGFQQTNKVDIKAAVENNKYAKKSYERNHPQNVTIYNDIRQVDYDELTERYGEIDIVIGGPPCQGFSNANRQKNELISTNNQLVKEYIRAIQELAPKAFVMENVKMMGSSKHKFFLLENEHEEIIDELKILPIEEKVTLGQVNILSQHLVDFLKEQEDLNLRLYLLDSKELLSKFNSFIRNRNNISQYLSKNLSFLKKVLKKWDSYHQCYWNNRYREIWFNVKEMLEIFIQLGSINPDFINYLGIITETQKILWKKDEIISNGIELVDIDIDAHDVFAFLKTYNVLEYIERKLESLGYITDKKILNAADFGVPQIRERLFLIGVRDELLNGKEVQLPQKVLGTEEYFTAFHAFSDLEHIIPDKNVSTNYKIKNLLNTDHPLTRYLNGDVQELYNHIITDSTETALERFKALGQGENFHDLKEEQKSTYSDPGRTQNTVYQRLQYDSPSGTVLNVRKSMWIHPKLDRAVSIREAARLQSFPDSYVFCGTKDAQYQQIGNAVPPLLARAVAEKVLELLGVEVEEKLSHLIGKHTNVLYCE, from the coding sequence ATGAAAAAATTATCTGTAATTGATCTTTTTGCGGGTGCTGGTGGATTAAGTCTTGGTTTCCAGCAGACAAATAAAGTCGATATTAAAGCTGCTGTAGAAAATAACAAATACGCGAAAAAGAGCTACGAAAGAAATCACCCACAAAATGTAACAATATACAACGACATAAGGCAAGTAGATTATGATGAGTTAACTGAGCGATATGGAGAAATTGACATTGTTATCGGTGGCCCTCCATGTCAAGGCTTTTCTAATGCAAATCGCCAGAAAAATGAACTGATATCTACCAATAACCAGTTAGTAAAAGAGTATATCCGGGCCATTCAAGAATTGGCTCCAAAAGCATTTGTAATGGAAAATGTAAAAATGATGGGCTCATCAAAGCATAAATTTTTCTTGTTAGAGAATGAACATGAGGAAATAATTGACGAATTAAAAATTTTGCCTATCGAGGAAAAGGTCACACTAGGTCAGGTCAATATACTTTCACAACACTTAGTTGATTTTCTAAAGGAACAAGAGGATCTCAACCTTAGGCTTTACTTATTGGATAGCAAGGAACTACTATCAAAATTTAATTCGTTCATAAGAAACCGGAATAATATTTCTCAGTATTTATCCAAAAACCTCAGCTTCTTAAAGAAAGTTTTGAAGAAATGGGATAGCTACCATCAATGTTATTGGAACAATCGCTACAGGGAGATATGGTTCAATGTCAAAGAGATGCTTGAAATCTTTATACAGTTAGGCTCTATTAATCCAGACTTTATAAATTACTTAGGGATTATTACAGAAACACAAAAAATTCTGTGGAAAAAAGATGAGATAATATCTAATGGTATTGAGTTGGTTGACATTGATATTGATGCCCATGATGTATTTGCATTTTTAAAGACATATAACGTATTGGAGTATATCGAGAGGAAACTAGAAAGTCTCGGTTACATCACCGACAAAAAAATACTAAACGCAGCTGATTTTGGTGTACCACAAATCAGAGAAAGGTTATTCTTAATAGGTGTTAGAGATGAACTCTTGAACGGAAAAGAGGTCCAGCTACCTCAAAAAGTACTTGGTACAGAGGAGTATTTTACAGCTTTCCATGCATTCAGTGATCTGGAACACATTATCCCTGACAAGAACGTAAGCACAAATTATAAAATAAAAAACTTACTAAATACAGATCATCCATTAACACGGTATCTAAATGGAGATGTCCAAGAACTGTACAATCACATTATTACTGATTCAACGGAAACCGCATTAGAACGATTCAAAGCCCTGGGGCAAGGCGAAAATTTCCACGACTTAAAGGAAGAACAAAAATCAACTTACAGTGATCCCGGAAGAACCCAAAATACAGTATATCAGCGCCTTCAATATGATTCTCCCTCAGGAACAGTACTCAACGTCAGGAAATCGATGTGGATTCATCCAAAGTTGGACAGGGCCGTCAGCATAAGGGAAGCAGCCAGACTACAGTCCTTCCCAGACTCTTACGTTTTTTGTGGAACAAAAGATGCACAATATCAACAAATAGGAAATGCTGTGCCTCCCCTTCTTGCAAGAGCTGTAGCTGAAAAGGTTCTTGAATTATTGGGAGTTGAAGTTGAAGAGAAATTGTCTCATCTAATAGGAAAGCATACGAATGTTTTATACTGTGAATGA
- a CDS encoding DUF6339 family protein encodes MKIKFLSQDNLENLKTNIPHNLAQGQYTRETPWLDEFFQNDGWSLESNYHFEDIQLKKPEGTRNNFDLENTITLYSAFKNLSITDATDERIWTYLAHVPFWDYMQARWGIDADIPEEEDLLAEEEDTIQDVNSGKKKKDPEEKIRRRYFFQGKTSNTDRALFRNGIARLWWFGYVSFDENREDKFELTKILLYNQEIQVNLLERGFSRNRKWAKAILSVLADRKREGQSFYSRESFRELTKHINRLGGVTIIDALEEEDIKKIIIDQIEKLLNK; translated from the coding sequence ATGAAAATTAAATTTCTTAGCCAAGATAATTTAGAAAACCTGAAAACAAATATCCCTCATAACCTGGCACAAGGACAGTATACACGAGAAACTCCATGGCTTGATGAATTTTTCCAAAATGATGGATGGAGTCTTGAATCTAACTATCATTTCGAGGATATTCAGTTGAAAAAGCCAGAAGGAACAAGAAATAATTTTGATTTAGAAAACACAATTACACTTTACTCAGCATTCAAAAATTTGTCTATTACAGATGCAACTGACGAACGTATTTGGACTTATTTGGCCCATGTTCCTTTTTGGGATTACATGCAGGCGAGGTGGGGGATTGATGCGGATATCCCTGAAGAGGAAGATTTGTTAGCTGAAGAAGAGGATACCATTCAGGATGTAAATAGTGGCAAAAAAAAGAAAGATCCAGAGGAGAAAATAAGGCGTAGGTATTTCTTTCAAGGAAAAACTTCAAATACGGACAGAGCTCTTTTTAGAAATGGAATTGCACGTTTGTGGTGGTTTGGATATGTCTCATTTGATGAGAATCGAGAAGACAAATTTGAACTGACTAAAATTCTACTTTACAACCAAGAGATTCAGGTTAATCTTCTCGAAAGGGGATTTTCAAGAAATCGAAAATGGGCAAAAGCAATTTTGTCTGTTTTAGCTGACAGAAAACGAGAAGGACAGAGTTTTTATAGTCGTGAATCTTTTCGTGAACTTACAAAGCATATTAATCGTCTAGGCGGTGTAACCATTATCGATGCACTAGAGGAAGAGGATATTAAAAAAATCATAATTGATCAGATAGAAAAGTTACTGAATAAGTAA